One window of Pectobacterium carotovorum genomic DNA carries:
- a CDS encoding KTSC domain-containing protein, giving the protein MQQKQILSSRIDSIGYDPKTRTLEIAFHNKDTYQYVDVPESIYKKFISDAVVSKGRFFDGVIKDKFLCRKIR; this is encoded by the coding sequence TTGCAGCAAAAGCAGATTTTATCATCACGAATTGATTCTATTGGGTATGACCCAAAGACGCGCACCCTTGAGATAGCGTTTCATAACAAAGATACCTATCAATACGTTGACGTGCCTGAATCTATCTATAAAAAATTTATTTCTGACGCTGTCGTCTCTAAAGGTCGTTTCTTTGACGGCGTGATAAAAGATAAATTTTTATGTCGCAAAATCAGATAG
- a CDS encoding ABC transporter substrate-binding protein: MKLSTLTTLIAAGLTVAAVTTTTARAEGRLVIYCSATNAFCEEEAKAFGEKHNVKTSFIRNGSGSTLAKVDAEKKNPQADVWYGGTLDPQSQAGEMDLLEPYQSKNLEQIMPQFRDPAKRKGNYSSAVYVGILGFGVNTDRLKEKNLPVPQCWKDLTNPIYKGEIQIADPQSSGTAYTALATFSQLWGQDQAFDYLKKLNTNVSQYTKSGIAPARNAARGETAIGIGFLHDYSLEKEKGAPLTLISPCEGTGYEIGGVSILKGARNMDNAKLFVDWALSKEAQELSWKKGQSYQILTNTTAEASPLSLKLQDLKLINYDMDKYGAADVRKELISKWVNEVKMGQ; this comes from the coding sequence ATGAAACTGAGTACCTTAACTACCCTCATCGCCGCTGGACTGACCGTTGCTGCTGTTACCACCACCACTGCTCGGGCTGAAGGACGCCTGGTCATTTACTGTAGCGCCACTAACGCCTTCTGCGAGGAAGAAGCCAAGGCCTTCGGTGAGAAACACAACGTTAAAACCTCCTTTATCCGCAACGGCTCTGGCAGCACGCTGGCGAAAGTCGATGCAGAGAAGAAAAATCCACAGGCTGACGTCTGGTACGGCGGCACGCTGGATCCGCAATCTCAAGCGGGCGAAATGGATCTGTTGGAACCTTATCAATCTAAAAACCTTGAGCAGATCATGCCGCAGTTCCGCGATCCCGCCAAACGTAAAGGCAACTACTCGTCTGCCGTTTACGTCGGTATCCTCGGCTTCGGCGTCAACACCGACCGCCTGAAGGAGAAAAACCTGCCCGTTCCACAGTGCTGGAAAGATCTGACCAATCCGATCTACAAAGGCGAGATCCAGATTGCCGATCCACAAAGTTCCGGTACGGCCTATACCGCACTGGCGACTTTCTCCCAGCTGTGGGGTCAGGATCAGGCCTTTGATTACCTGAAAAAACTGAATACCAACGTGTCGCAGTACACCAAATCCGGTATTGCCCCGGCACGTAACGCCGCACGTGGCGAAACCGCTATCGGTATCGGCTTCCTGCATGACTACTCACTGGAAAAAGAGAAAGGCGCCCCGCTGACGCTGATCTCCCCGTGTGAAGGTACTGGCTATGAAATCGGCGGCGTCAGCATCCTGAAAGGCGCGCGCAATATGGATAACGCCAAGCTGTTCGTTGACTGGGCGCTGTCAAAAGAAGCACAGGAACTCTCCTGGAAGAAAGGCCAGTCCTACCAGATTCTGACCAACACCACCGCAGAAGCCTCTCCGCTGTCGCTGAAGTTGCAGGATCTGAAATTGATCAACTACGACATGGACAAATACGGCGCGGCAGACGTGCGTAAAGAGCTGATTTCCAAGTGGGTTAACGAAGTCAAAATGGGCCAATAA
- a CDS encoding MASE1 domain-containing protein, with translation MRRLHVIGMTLFLAFFYSLIWLALWTISFYLSNNGQQAALLLPQGLRLALMILLPRKYWPTLLITEIAIQSWLISEQLMTRSLLLLSPFLSLIPAIITHKIWHRYTLYWQRLLLLLAALTLNTVLHGIAIGPWLHSQLTQTLLATFTGGVLLIPFIYLLYEYIKQQHLQTLLAQEIPDPPLRTSLLIWCSLFFSIGVCLQMTFTPEMERLLLIFVFLPNVVMAYKFGWQGGVLSAVLGSLMIAVTRQVSGAFDDLRELELFLSTQALLGIGLGIAISRQQQLAQRLQRYRHQLEQELKTRRRLMERIIHTEEAVRKDIARELHDDIGQNITAIQIQAMLVKHSAPADAAQHAAGQISELSRRIHHTTRQLLRQLRPPVLDEMVLDKALHHLADEFAFSARGIQFQLDYQLPTPPHDDVVVFTLYRLVQELLNNINKHASATQITVRLSQQDDLITLDVIDNGVGITQKDRPNPTGGGFGLRGIEERVQALGGNWLVKAATLSESATPRGTHIIVNLPTKFKQKDD, from the coding sequence ATGCGCCGCCTGCACGTCATCGGTATGACGCTGTTTCTCGCCTTTTTCTATAGCCTGATTTGGCTGGCGCTGTGGACCATCAGTTTCTATTTGAGCAACAACGGCCAGCAGGCGGCGCTGCTGTTACCACAAGGGCTGCGATTGGCGCTGATGATTTTGCTGCCGCGCAAATACTGGCCGACCTTGCTGATTACGGAAATCGCCATCCAGAGCTGGCTTATCAGCGAACAGCTCATGACGCGTTCGCTGCTGCTACTTTCCCCGTTCCTTAGCCTGATTCCGGCCATCATCACGCATAAAATTTGGCATCGCTATACGCTTTATTGGCAGCGACTCCTGCTATTACTGGCGGCGCTGACACTCAACACCGTTCTGCACGGCATCGCCATCGGCCCCTGGTTACATTCGCAGCTGACACAAACGCTGCTGGCGACGTTTACCGGCGGCGTCCTGCTGATTCCGTTCATCTATTTGCTGTACGAATACATCAAGCAGCAGCACTTGCAGACATTGCTGGCACAGGAGATCCCCGATCCGCCGCTGCGCACCTCGCTGCTGATTTGGTGCTCGCTGTTTTTTTCTATCGGCGTTTGCCTGCAAATGACGTTTACACCCGAGATGGAACGCCTGCTGCTGATCTTCGTTTTTCTACCTAACGTGGTCATGGCGTATAAATTCGGCTGGCAAGGCGGCGTGCTCTCCGCCGTGCTCGGCAGCCTGATGATTGCCGTCACACGTCAGGTAAGCGGAGCCTTCGACGATCTGCGCGAACTGGAGCTCTTTCTCTCTACGCAGGCGCTACTCGGCATTGGGCTGGGGATCGCGATAAGCCGTCAGCAACAGCTGGCACAGCGGCTCCAGCGCTATCGTCATCAGTTGGAGCAGGAGCTGAAAACCCGGCGGCGGCTTATGGAGCGCATCATCCACACCGAAGAGGCCGTGCGCAAAGACATCGCGCGCGAACTGCACGATGACATCGGCCAAAACATCACTGCCATTCAGATTCAGGCCATGCTGGTGAAACACAGCGCGCCTGCCGATGCCGCCCAGCATGCCGCCGGACAAATCAGCGAGCTGTCGCGGCGCATCCACCACACCACCCGCCAGCTTCTGCGCCAGCTGCGCCCGCCGGTGCTGGATGAAATGGTGTTAGATAAAGCGCTGCATCATCTGGCGGATGAGTTTGCCTTCTCGGCTCGCGGCATCCAGTTTCAACTGGATTATCAGCTTCCCACGCCGCCGCATGATGACGTGGTGGTTTTCACGCTTTATCGGCTGGTGCAGGAGTTGCTCAACAATATCAACAAGCACGCCAGCGCGACGCAGATTACCGTTCGACTTTCCCAGCAAGATGACCTGATTACGCTCGACGTCATTGATAACGGTGTGGGCATCACACAAAAAGACAGGCCGAATCCGACAGGCGGTGGCTTCGGCCTGCGAGGTATCGAGGAGCGTGTACAGGCGCTGGGCGGTAACTGGCTGGTAAAAGCTGCCACCCTTAGCGAATCTGCCACGCCGCGCGGTACGCACATAATTGTTAACCTGCCCACAAAATTTAAACAAAAAGACGATTAG
- a CDS encoding diguanylate cyclase: MNELLNVNEQRDNDEPDYNQVITSEWMQLIATTSQKSFNLLRTLAAQKAADFADDFYSYMLKDQEASLFLSSQQVHDRLHGSMSKWIAVILTNTGTHLAELISHQKKIGQVHARIGIPVDLVERGARRLKWHLYEEIAQVASDKALCFDAMRFTSISMDIAIEIMSKTYSQSHDMAAKNEESYRLFSILENASMERERQNASLLNWENAFIFSVATGTPLSSIQDLSDSDFGLWFNHKGKSSFSNIQGIRTIATIMTETDEYIRSYSNSALLTQQDYAPLLKAVRSKIYKINMLLGSLFDEVQKLESGKDTLTLLLNRRFLPTILRHEISLAMHSNTPLSIAMIDIDHFKSVNDTYGHATGDSMLKRIAEILYESTRNSDYVFRYGGEEFMIVLIETPKAAAHTIIDRLRKKIQDHPIHLQNGARVTMTISAGIAVYSGHPDYECLIKAADDALYQAKANGRNRIEYALE, translated from the coding sequence TTGAACGAATTATTGAACGTTAATGAGCAGAGAGATAACGATGAGCCAGACTACAATCAAGTCATAACATCAGAATGGATGCAATTGATAGCCACAACCTCACAAAAATCTTTTAATCTACTGCGTACCCTTGCTGCTCAGAAAGCAGCAGACTTCGCTGACGATTTTTATTCCTACATGCTCAAAGATCAGGAGGCTTCCCTTTTTCTTTCCAGCCAGCAAGTCCACGATCGGCTCCATGGTTCCATGAGTAAATGGATAGCGGTCATTCTAACGAACACGGGAACTCACCTCGCTGAACTAATTAGCCATCAAAAGAAAATTGGTCAGGTTCATGCTCGTATAGGTATTCCCGTCGATCTAGTTGAACGCGGAGCGCGACGTCTAAAATGGCACCTTTATGAAGAAATCGCACAAGTGGCAAGCGATAAAGCACTATGCTTTGATGCCATGCGTTTCACTTCTATTTCCATGGATATTGCTATAGAGATAATGAGCAAGACGTATTCACAATCACACGATATGGCCGCAAAAAATGAAGAATCCTACCGGCTGTTTTCTATTCTGGAAAATGCCAGTATGGAGAGAGAGCGGCAAAATGCATCGCTGCTAAATTGGGAAAATGCCTTCATTTTTAGCGTTGCTACCGGTACTCCCCTTTCCAGCATCCAGGATTTGAGTGATTCAGATTTTGGCCTGTGGTTTAACCATAAGGGGAAATCCAGCTTCAGTAACATTCAGGGAATTCGTACTATCGCTACCATCATGACTGAAACCGATGAGTACATTCGCAGCTATAGCAACTCTGCACTACTGACGCAGCAGGATTATGCTCCACTACTTAAAGCGGTCAGAAGCAAAATTTATAAAATAAATATGCTGCTGGGGTCACTATTTGACGAAGTCCAAAAACTGGAGAGTGGCAAGGATACGCTAACCCTTCTGCTAAACCGTCGCTTCCTACCCACCATTCTCAGGCATGAAATATCGCTGGCAATGCACTCAAATACACCACTGAGTATCGCCATGATTGACATTGACCATTTTAAATCCGTTAATGACACCTATGGTCACGCAACTGGCGATAGCATGTTAAAAAGAATTGCCGAGATTCTGTATGAAAGTACGAGAAACAGTGACTATGTTTTCCGTTATGGTGGGGAAGAGTTTATGATCGTGCTGATTGAAACACCCAAAGCCGCAGCCCATACCATCATCGATCGCCTCAGAAAGAAAATTCAGGATCATCCGATTCATCTGCAAAACGGTGCACGCGTTACCATGACTATCAGCGCAGGCATCGCCGTCTATAGTGGTCATCCAGACTATGAATGCCTGATAAAAGCAGCAGACGATGCACTCTATCAGGCCAAAGCCAACGGCCGAAACAGGATTGAATACGCATTGGAATAG
- a CDS encoding MetQ/NlpA family lipoprotein has protein sequence MMNKWRIALVAGMVTAAMALTACDSASHSANHIKVGVINGAEQDVADVAKKVAKEKYGLDVELVGFSGSLLPNEATDKSDLDANVFQHRPFLGQQNREHGYKLVAVGNTFVFPMAGYSKKIKNINDLKDGDTIAIPFDPTNLGRALLLLKKTGLITLKPDTGLLPTVLDITTNPHNLRIIEVEGAQLPRLLDDPQVTVAIISSTYIQQTGLTPTKDGIFIEDKESPYVNIIVTRENNKDAENIKKFIQAYQTDEVEQAANRIFNGGAVKGW, from the coding sequence ATGATGAATAAATGGCGTATAGCGCTGGTGGCGGGAATGGTTACGGCGGCGATGGCGTTGACGGCATGCGATAGCGCAAGTCACTCTGCCAACCACATTAAAGTCGGTGTGATTAACGGCGCGGAACAGGACGTCGCCGACGTCGCGAAGAAAGTGGCAAAAGAAAAGTATGGTCTGGATGTTGAGCTGGTGGGGTTCAGCGGTTCACTCTTGCCGAACGAGGCGACGGATAAAAGCGATTTGGATGCGAACGTCTTTCAGCATCGTCCTTTCCTCGGACAGCAAAATCGCGAACACGGTTATAAGCTGGTGGCGGTAGGAAATACCTTCGTTTTCCCGATGGCGGGTTATTCGAAGAAAATTAAAAATATCAATGATCTGAAAGACGGCGATACCATTGCGATTCCTTTCGACCCTACCAATTTGGGGCGAGCGTTGCTGCTACTGAAAAAGACCGGATTAATTACTCTAAAGCCTGACACGGGGTTATTGCCGACGGTGCTGGATATCACGACGAATCCACACAACCTGCGTATTATAGAAGTGGAAGGGGCACAGTTGCCGCGTTTGTTAGACGATCCGCAAGTGACGGTAGCTATTATTAGTTCAACCTATATTCAGCAAACGGGCTTAACGCCAACGAAAGACGGTATTTTTATTGAAGATAAAGAATCACCGTATGTGAATATCATTGTGACGCGTGAAAATAATAAAGATGCGGAAAACATCAAAAAGTTTATTCAAGCCTATCAGACTGATGAAGTTGAACAAGCTGCAAACCGTATTTTTAATGGTGGTGCGGTAAAAGGTTGGTGA
- a CDS encoding response regulator transcription factor gives MINVALVDDHIVVRSGFAQLLTLENDIQVVGQYASAAQAWPHLLKQPIDVAVIDIAMPDESGLSLLTRLRQQRPNFRAIILSIYDTTAFVQSALDAGAGGYLTKRCGPEELVQAVRVVSSGGLYLCADALHAIRHQQQPPKELLSLTPREREIFSLLINGISVKSIAEQLELSHKTVHVHRANILSKLQCESTVELVHFALQHQLLAGK, from the coding sequence ATGATTAATGTGGCTTTAGTTGACGATCACATCGTTGTACGGTCTGGCTTTGCACAGCTTCTGACATTAGAAAATGACATTCAGGTTGTTGGACAATATGCTTCGGCGGCGCAGGCGTGGCCCCATCTACTCAAACAGCCGATTGATGTCGCCGTGATTGATATCGCCATGCCGGACGAAAGCGGCCTGTCGTTATTAACCCGTCTGCGTCAGCAGCGCCCCAATTTTCGCGCCATTATTCTGAGCATCTATGACACCACGGCGTTTGTACAAAGCGCGCTGGACGCGGGCGCGGGCGGCTATCTCACGAAGCGCTGCGGCCCGGAAGAGTTAGTGCAGGCGGTTCGCGTGGTTAGCAGCGGCGGTCTTTACCTCTGCGCCGATGCACTGCATGCCATTCGCCATCAACAGCAGCCACCGAAAGAGCTACTGTCGCTGACCCCACGCGAGCGAGAAATATTCAGCTTGCTGATCAACGGGATTAGTGTGAAAAGCATCGCTGAACAGCTCGAACTCAGCCATAAGACCGTTCACGTTCACCGCGCCAATATTCTCAGTAAGCTACAGTGTGAATCCACGGTAGAGCTGGTGCACTTTGCACTGCAACACCAACTGCTGGCTGGAAAATAA
- the dsrB gene encoding protein DsrB, whose product MKVNDLVTVKTDGKTRREGIVLAVETFQEGIMYLVALKDYPAGIWFFNEVDSKDGTFVEPKILPEKE is encoded by the coding sequence ATGAAAGTTAATGATTTAGTTACTGTCAAAACTGATGGGAAGACGCGCCGGGAAGGTATAGTTCTGGCTGTGGAAACGTTTCAGGAAGGGATTATGTATTTAGTTGCATTAAAAGATTACCCTGCTGGTATCTGGTTTTTCAATGAGGTTGACAGTAAAGACGGGACGTTTGTTGAGCCAAAGATCTTGCCAGAAAAAGAGTAA